A single window of Zea mays cultivar B73 chromosome 10, Zm-B73-REFERENCE-NAM-5.0, whole genome shotgun sequence DNA harbors:
- the LOC100280503 gene encoding eukaryotic translation initiation factor 3 subunit H isoform X1, producing the protein MANSAPGGMRSFLQAVSTVTEEAPTPLRVVQMEGLAVLKIIKHCEEFAPALVTGQLLGLDVGSVLEVTNCFPFPIREEDDEADADGANYQLEMMRCLREVNVDNNTIGWYQSCLLGSFQTVELIETFMNYQESIRRCVCIVYDPSRSSQGVLALKALKLTDSFMDLYRNNGLTGEKLREKKLSWVDIFEEIPIKVSNSALVSAFMKELEPESPVTQCDLDRLKLSTAPFMERNLEFLIGCMDDLSSEQNKFQYYNRNLSRQQSQQQAWLQKRRQENMARKAAGEEPLPEEDPSNPIFKPIPEPSRLEGYLVTNQISSYCNHINGVAGQNFDRLYLMKALHED; encoded by the exons ATGGCTAACT CGGCACCGGGAGGAATGAGGTCGTTCCTGCAGGCCGTGTCTACGGTCACCGAGGAGGCGCCGACGCCACTCCGCGTCGTCCAGATGGAGGGCCTG GCTGTACTGAAGATCATCAAGCACTGTGAGGAGTTTGCGCCAGCTTTAGTTACAGGTCAATTGCTTGGTTTGGATGTTGGTAGTGTTCTGGAAGTGACCAACTGTTTTCCGTTCCCT ATCAGGGAAGAGGATGATGAAGCAGATGCAGATGGTGCCAATTATCAGCTTGAGATGATGAGGTGTTTGAGGGAAGTTAATGTTGACAACAATACTATTGGATG GTATCAGTCTTGCTTGCTTGGATCTTTTCAAACTGTGGAACTGATTGAAACATTTATGAACTATCAG GAGAGCATCAGGAGATGTGTGTGCATTGTCTATGACCCATCTAGATCTAGTCAAGGCGTGCTAGCTCTCAAAGCCTTAAAGCTTACAGACTCGTTTATGGATCTTTACCGTAACAATGGTTTAACTGGGGAGAA GTTAAGGGAGAAGAAATTGTCCTGGGTTGATATTTTTGAGGAGATACCA ATAAAAGTTTCCAACTCAGCGCTTGTCAGTGCCTTTATGAAGGAGCTGGAACCTGAGTCACCTGTTACCCAG TGTGACCTGGACCGACTTAAATTGTCAACCGCCCCCTTTATGGAAAGGAACTTGGAATTTCTGATTGGGTGCATGGATGATCTTTCATCAGAGCAGAACAAG TTCCAATATTATAACCGCAATCTCTCAAGACAACAGTCACAGCAGCAGGCATGGCTTCAAAAGAGAAG GCAGGAGAACATGGCGAGGAAAGCAGCTGGTGAGGAGCCACTACCAGAAGAAGATCCATCCAATCCTATATTTAAGCCTATTCCTGAGCCCTCACGATTGGAGGGCTATCTAGTAACTAATCAGATCTCCAGTTACTGCAACCATATCAACGG GGTTGCTGGTCAGAATTTCGACAGGCTATACCTGATGAAGGCCTTGCATGAGGATTAG
- the LOC100280503 gene encoding Eukaryotic translation initiation factor 3 subunit H (The RefSeq protein has 1 substitution compared to this genomic sequence): MANSAAPGGMRSFLQAVSTVTEEAPTPLRVVQMEGLAVLKIIKHCEEFAPALVTGQLLGLDVGSVLEVTNCFPFPIREEDDEADADGANYQLEMMRCLREVNVDNNTIGWYQSCLLGSFQTVELIETFMNYQESIRRCVCIVYDPSRSSQGVLALKALKLTDSFMDLYRNNGLTGEKLREKKLSWVDIFEEIPIKVSNSALVSAFMKELEPESPVTQCDLDRLKLSTAPFMERNLEFLIGCMDDLSSEQNKFQYYNRNLSRQQSQQQAWLQKRRQENMARKAAGEEPLPEEDPSNPIFKPIPEPSRLEGYLVTNQICSYCNHINGVAGQNFDRLYLMKALHED, translated from the exons ATGGCTAACT CAGCGGCACCGGGAGGAATGAGGTCGTTCCTGCAGGCCGTGTCTACGGTCACCGAGGAGGCGCCGACGCCACTCCGCGTCGTCCAGATGGAGGGCCTG GCTGTACTGAAGATCATCAAGCACTGTGAGGAGTTTGCGCCAGCTTTAGTTACAGGTCAATTGCTTGGTTTGGATGTTGGTAGTGTTCTGGAAGTGACCAACTGTTTTCCGTTCCCT ATCAGGGAAGAGGATGATGAAGCAGATGCAGATGGTGCCAATTATCAGCTTGAGATGATGAGGTGTTTGAGGGAAGTTAATGTTGACAACAATACTATTGGATG GTATCAGTCTTGCTTGCTTGGATCTTTTCAAACTGTGGAACTGATTGAAACATTTATGAACTATCAG GAGAGCATCAGGAGATGTGTGTGCATTGTCTATGACCCATCTAGATCTAGTCAAGGCGTGCTAGCTCTCAAAGCCTTAAAGCTTACAGACTCGTTTATGGATCTTTACCGTAACAATGGTTTAACTGGGGAGAA GTTAAGGGAGAAGAAATTGTCCTGGGTTGATATTTTTGAGGAGATACCA ATAAAAGTTTCCAACTCAGCGCTTGTCAGTGCCTTTATGAAGGAGCTGGAACCTGAGTCACCTGTTACCCAG TGTGACCTGGACCGACTTAAATTGTCAACCGCCCCCTTTATGGAAAGGAACTTGGAATTTCTGATTGGGTGCATGGATGATCTTTCATCAGAGCAGAACAAG TTCCAATATTATAACCGCAATCTCTCAAGACAACAGTCACAGCAGCAGGCATGGCTTCAAAAGAGAAG GCAGGAGAACATGGCGAGGAAAGCAGCTGGTGAGGAGCCACTACCAGAAGAAGATCCATCCAATCCTATATTTAAGCCTATTCCTGAGCCCTCACGATTGGAGGGCTATCTAGTAACTAATCAGATCTCCAGTTACTGCAACCATATCAACGG GGTTGCTGGTCAGAATTTCGACAGGCTATACCTGATGAAGGCCTTGCATGAGGATTAG
- the LOC100280503 gene encoding eukaryotic translation initiation factor 3 subunit H isoform X2, whose product MRAVLKIIKHCEEFAPALVTGQLLGLDVGSVLEVTNCFPFPIREEDDEADADGANYQLEMMRCLREVNVDNNTIGWYQSCLLGSFQTVELIETFMNYQESIRRCVCIVYDPSRSSQGVLALKALKLTDSFMDLYRNNGLTGEKLREKKLSWVDIFEEIPIKVSNSALVSAFMKELEPESPVTQCDLDRLKLSTAPFMERNLEFLIGCMDDLSSEQNKFQYYNRNLSRQQSQQQAWLQKRRQENMARKAAGEEPLPEEDPSNPIFKPIPEPSRLEGYLVTNQISSYCNHINGVAGQNFDRLYLMKALHED is encoded by the exons atgcgg GCTGTACTGAAGATCATCAAGCACTGTGAGGAGTTTGCGCCAGCTTTAGTTACAGGTCAATTGCTTGGTTTGGATGTTGGTAGTGTTCTGGAAGTGACCAACTGTTTTCCGTTCCCT ATCAGGGAAGAGGATGATGAAGCAGATGCAGATGGTGCCAATTATCAGCTTGAGATGATGAGGTGTTTGAGGGAAGTTAATGTTGACAACAATACTATTGGATG GTATCAGTCTTGCTTGCTTGGATCTTTTCAAACTGTGGAACTGATTGAAACATTTATGAACTATCAG GAGAGCATCAGGAGATGTGTGTGCATTGTCTATGACCCATCTAGATCTAGTCAAGGCGTGCTAGCTCTCAAAGCCTTAAAGCTTACAGACTCGTTTATGGATCTTTACCGTAACAATGGTTTAACTGGGGAGAA GTTAAGGGAGAAGAAATTGTCCTGGGTTGATATTTTTGAGGAGATACCA ATAAAAGTTTCCAACTCAGCGCTTGTCAGTGCCTTTATGAAGGAGCTGGAACCTGAGTCACCTGTTACCCAG TGTGACCTGGACCGACTTAAATTGTCAACCGCCCCCTTTATGGAAAGGAACTTGGAATTTCTGATTGGGTGCATGGATGATCTTTCATCAGAGCAGAACAAG TTCCAATATTATAACCGCAATCTCTCAAGACAACAGTCACAGCAGCAGGCATGGCTTCAAAAGAGAAG GCAGGAGAACATGGCGAGGAAAGCAGCTGGTGAGGAGCCACTACCAGAAGAAGATCCATCCAATCCTATATTTAAGCCTATTCCTGAGCCCTCACGATTGGAGGGCTATCTAGTAACTAATCAGATCTCCAGTTACTGCAACCATATCAACGG GGTTGCTGGTCAGAATTTCGACAGGCTATACCTGATGAAGGCCTTGCATGAGGATTAG